Proteins encoded within one genomic window of Candidatus Omnitrophota bacterium:
- a CDS encoding AbrB/MazE/SpoVT family DNA-binding domain-containing protein, with product MTITKLKAKNQLTIPSAVVKRLHLKMDELFAVDIEDNYIRLTPVKVEPRYAAEELKAVDHIVENEKGKAKVVKPGKEFSRYIKKVTK from the coding sequence ATGACTATCACAAAGTTAAAGGCCAAAAATCAGCTGACTATTCCGAGCGCGGTAGTGAAACGGCTGCATTTAAAGATGGATGAGTTGTTCGCCGTGGATATCGAAGATAATTATATAAGACTCACTCCCGTGAAGGTCGAGCCGCGTTATGCCGCAGAAGAGCTTAAGGCTGTCGATCATATCGTAGAAAATGAGAAGGGTAAGGCGAAGGTCGTAAAGCCGGGGAAGGAGTTCTCTCGCTATATTAAAAAGGTAACCAAGTGA